One genomic window of Chelonoidis abingdonii isolate Lonesome George chromosome 5, CheloAbing_2.0, whole genome shotgun sequence includes the following:
- the JCHAIN gene encoding immunoglobulin J chain has protein sequence MKTSLLLWGVLAVFLGAALVAGYEDEEAEEHVLVDNKCKCARVTSKFVPSKDNPEEDVLVRNIRVIVPLLSRKNISDPTSPVRTTFVYRLSELCKKCDPTEVELGDRIVTAEQSNNCSSSETCYTYNRNKCYTKTFPFFYAGKINTVQAALTPESCYAD, from the exons ATGAAGACCTCTTTGTTACTGTGGGGAGTCCTGGCAGTTTTCTTGGGGGCTGCTCTTGTGGCAG GTTATGAGGATGAGGAGGCGGAAGAGCATGTCCTAGTTGATAACAAGTGTAAATGTGCGAGGGTGACCTCAAAGTTTGTCCCTTCTAAAGATAATCCTGAGGAAGACGTCCTGGTGAGAAACATACGAGTCAT agtCCCCCTGCTGAGCAGAAAGAACATCTCTGATCCCACCTCACCAGTGAGAACCACCTTTGTCTACCGGCTGTCTGAGCT CTGCAAAAAATGTGATCCTACAGAAGTGGAGCTGGGTGACCGGATAGTGACTGCTGAGCAGAGCAACAACTGCAGCAGTTCCGAAACCTGCTACACCTATAACAGGAACAAATGCTACACCAAAACCTTCCCATTTTTCTATGCTGGGAAGATCAACACCGTCCAAGCAGCCCTGACTCCAGAATCCTGCTACGCTGATTAG